A segment of the Salmo trutta chromosome 3, fSalTru1.1, whole genome shotgun sequence genome:
gctgcagagaaacctacaggtacacccagtcatactgctgcagagaaacctacaggtacacccagtcatactgctgcagagaaacctacaggtacacccagtcatactgctgcagagaaacctacaggtacacccagtcatactgctgcagagaaccctacaggtacacccagtcatactgctgcagagaaacctacaggtacacccagtcatactgctgcagagaaacctacaggtacacccagtcatactgctgcagagaaacctacaggtacacccagtcatactgctgcagagaaacctacaggtacacccagtcatactgctgcagagaaccctacaggtacacccagtcatactgctgcagagaaccctacaggtacacccagtcatactgctgcagagaaacctacaggtacacccagtcatactgctgcagagaaccctacaggtacacccagtcatactgctgcagagaaacctacaggtacacccagtcatactgctgcagagaaccctacaggtacacccagtcatactgctgcagagaaacctacaggtacacccagtcatactgctgcagagaaacctacaggtacacccagtcatactgctgcagagaaacctacaggtacacccagtcatactgctgcagagaaacctacaggtacacccagtcatactgctgcagagaaccctacaggtacacccagtcatactgctgcagagaaccctacaggtacacccagtcatactgctgcagagaaacctacaggtacacccagtcatactgctgcagagaaacctacaggtacacccagtcatactgctgcagagaaccctacaggtacacccagtcatactgctgcagagaaacctacaggtacacccagtcatactgctgcagagaaacctacaggtacacccagtcatactgctgcagagaaacctacaggtacacccagtcatactgctgcagagaaccctacaggtacacccagtcatactgctgcagagaaccctacaggtacacccagtcatactgctgcagagaaacctacaggtacacccagtcatactgctgcagagaaacctacaggtacacccagtcatactgctgcagagaaacctacaggtacacccagtcatactgctgcagagaaccctacaggtacacccagtcatactgctgcagagaaacctacaggtacacccagtcatactgctgcagagaaatctacaggtacacccagtcatactgctgcagagaaacctacaggtacacccagtcatactgctgcagagaaccctacaggtacacccagtcatactgctgcagagaaccctacaggtacacccagtcatactgctgcagagaaacctacaggtacacccagtcatactgctgcagagaaacctacaggtacacccagtcatactgctgcagagaaacctacaggtacacccagtcatactgctgcagagaaccctacaggtacacccagtcatactgctgcagagaaacctacaggtacacccagtcatactgctgcagagaaacctacaggtacacccagtcatactgctgcagagaaacctacaggtacacccagtcatactgctgcagagaaccctacaggtacacccagtcatactgctgcagagaaccctacaggtacacccagtcatactgctgcagagaaacctacaggtacacccagtcatactgctgcagagaaacctacaggtacacccagtcatactgctgcagagaaacctacaggtacacccagtcatactgctgcagagaaccctacaggtacacccagtcatactgctgcagagaaacctacaggtacacccagtcatactgctgcagagaaccctacaggtacacccagtcatactgctgcagagaaacctacaggtacacccagtcatacAGTGAGCACCAAAAGTATTGAaatgttttggctctgtactccggATTTGAAATGAGGTTAAAGACTGTCAAGCTTtgatttgagggtattttcatacatattggGTGAACTGTGTAGAAATAACAGCACTTGTTGTACATAGTACCCCTAGTATAGGGAACAAATTCACTTCTCTATTAAGGTAGTCAAACGTTTAGTATTACATAAAGCGTGTGACTCTAcatacttgttggatgcatttgctgtttgttttggttgtttcagaaAAAAATTTGGCCATTAGAAATAAATGGTAAATTAATGAATTGTATCATTTTAAGTCATGtgtattgtaaataaaaatataatatgTTTGTGAACACTTCTCCATTAATGTGGAAGCTGCCaagattacggatagtcctgaatgaattgtgagaAAATAAGACGatcaaatacccccccccccccccccccccccccaaaaacaaaatgctaacctctcctgtATTTGTGATGAGAGATTAGCACGTCGTGGggatatgatataaaatgctaacctctcctgttattgtaatggtgagagattagcacgtcgtgggggtatgatataaaatgctaacctctcctgttattgtaatggtgagagattagcatgtcatgggggtatgatataaaatgctaacctctcctgtatttgtaatggtgagagattagcatgtcgtgggggtatgatataaaatgctaacctctcctgttattgtaatgcgagattagcatgtcttgggggtatgagaTAAAATGCTAACCACTCCTGTtgttgtaatggtgagagattagcatgtcgtggaggtatgatataaaatgctaacctctcctgttattgtaatggtgagagattagtaTGTTTTGggagtatgatatttgtgcgtctatcTTTCTGACTCAtcgttattcacgattcattcaggactatccataatcatggtagcatccacatgaatgtagaagtgttttgaagtgtttatttacaataaaagtgactacaaaatgacactacattatttaccattaatttccgTTGGGCACAACATAATATGAAACACAACCAGAACAAACCAGGCCTTTAACTGAGCAGTGGCTTcggtttggccactctaccataaatgcctgattgttggagtgctgcagagatggttgtccttctggaaggttctcccatctccacagaggaactatggagtgctgtcaaagtgaccatcgggttcttggtcacctccctgaccaggcctttctcccccgattgctcagtttggccgggcggacagttctaggaatagtcttggtgtttccaaacttcttccatttttgaatgatggaggccactgtgttcttgtggaccttcattgctgcagaaTCTGCCTGTAGATTTTGCgttgacatagtgtccccatgagtggcAGAACACTGACCCAATCACGACCCAACTAGAGAACATTTCCAACCCCTTCGCTCTGTATTTtacactggctgccccaccaccacagaaagcgcTGAGCCAGGcaaaaacacctgcattttggagctgcgtTACTCAAGAAATCTAAAGAGACCATGCAGCGTTATTAActcattgtttgcaaactgatatgtgaaacGTATTAATGTCAAATAACAtacaaaacaggtggggctctgccctgcCGTGAATGACGGGTCGCAACTGCAATAGTATAACCTACAGGCACTACTACTGTTATACTACTTAACCTctaacatgtctgtctgtctgtctatcagaGAGTAGGTCTGGGGAGGATGCAGTGTCTGCTGAAGAGTCTCACTCTGTGAAGCTACAGCAGGTTAGAGATCCATCTCTTATGACACCCCACCTAGGATCATATCTAGCTAGAGGAAACACTGACTGGTCTTGGACACTAACAGTTGTTTCACATCCATCCCCAGGAGACCCAGGAAACACAACCAGAGAGAGACAAGGATTACACCCATGACCTTCCCTTTGACCCTGTCCCTGACTCAACCCCTGCCCTTGACTCCACCTCTGCTAGTGTTGCTCCTCCGAGCTCTCTGTTAGAAGTCCCCGCCCCCACAGGCCTTGACCCAGATACACACAGCCAATCCAGAAGCCTCCCTGGGAACCCAGCCCCTCCCATCTCTGACCCTGATTCGTTCTCTGACTCCTACACCCACATTAGCTCCTCCCCCGACCTTGAAGAGCCCCCTGCCTTGCTGCTCAACACTGAGCCACCGGAAGAGGTGAGGCTTGTACAGGAAGTGGAGGGGTATATACAGGATGTGCATCATCATTATGAGGAGGGGCTTgggcaggaagaggaggagtctGATCTGTCTGAGGTCAGGGCCAAGACAGGTGAGACACAAGGCATCTGTCTGGAGCACCGTAACAACATTAGCTTCACTGTCACTTCGCCTTAAAATGTAGTTTgtgtgaactgtccctttaaaacTAATGTTCAGTGGTTCTAAgtcccctctttctccctgggCCAGACTCCCATCTGGAAGCAGaggtggtgggggaggaggaaggggtgtcaggggtgaggaggaggagggggtctcTCCTGGCGGCTCTGGAGCGGATCGgaagggaagaggaagaggaggaggaggaggaggagttccGGATTCCGCAGCAGAGGGAGCAAGAGGAGACTGGTTTCTCTCTCAACAAGTGCATCCTAGGAGCTGTCATACTGCTGGGCCTCGGAACCATCTTCTTCTCAGGTGTGTGTCTCTGCAGTttctgttaccatggtaacatacaATATTGTTACCTTTAAGTGAACGGTGTATGAcctacacacacctgtatgtcaccTGTGCCTGTCTCTTCTCTATGACAGTAACACAATGTGCTTCACATAATGATGACTGATCAGACTAAAGGGATTTGTCTAAAGGAAGTTGTGGTCACAGATAAAGGTCTATCTGAGACTGTATTATGTCTACAGGTGTCTTCATGGACCTGGATGGtggtaggttgtgtgtgtgtgtgtgtgtaccagaggAAAAGAGGAGTGTTATGCGATTAACACTCACATGCTTGGTTGACAGTGCTCTCCATGCTTTCCCAAGATGCACTGCTCTCTCTAGATCTACACTGTATATAATATTACTATTCAATGAATGTTAGAAATTGATATTCGCTTAATGATTTAGTTTTTTTTCCCCTGTGTAACTGAAGGGTTACTTAGCCAATTACAAATGACAAGTGCATGTTGATAatgataatgtgtgtgtgcatgctgagGGGGCTTTGTGCAGGTGAATGTTTCCTGCCCATCCTCATGACACCGTTTGAGTGTGTTTTGATGCATCATGTTGGTTCTCAATGCTTTGATGAGGAAGCTCCTGACATGCACTGATGCACTGTGTGTTGCATTCCATCCTTGTGTTTTGTTGTCATGGTGATGGTGCATCCTAGTGTTTGTGTGTAGAGTGATGTGTATTGTCCCCAATGTATTATGTCATATGATGTCTGTGGTTGTCTCCATTGTCTTTATGATGCATTATACTTGTTATAACTGTGATATAATGCCTTGTAACATTCTGTGTCAGTCTTGTGATGCGTTATAACAGCTGTTGTCCTTCCAGAGGGGGACTATGATGCCAGGGAGCTGAGAGAAACAGAGGTGGTGGGAAAACAGGTCAGCCTCTATCGATCTATCTTATCCCCCTCTAACTTCAAAATTcaaatggtagtgtgtgtgtgtgtgtgtgtgtgtgtgtgtgtgtaatgtttgtctgtgtgttatcAAAGGAATGGCTGAATCCTGAGGTTCCTCTTCCACCACCTGTAGATGTTGACAGTACAGACCAACTGAATAAACTGGCTAAAGAAGACCCACAGATAGCTGTACTGCAAGCCCAACTCCTGGTAGGCccctcgctgtgtctctctctctcttcctctccccctctctctttctttctgacttaatgtacaactgtgtgtgtgtgctgtctatATTCTCAAAGGGTCGTCtttgtttttaaaaaaatcaGGCACAGAAAGAGGAGCTAAAAGTAGCCCAGAAGGAGGcggaggatggagggaaggagagaaagaagagggaggaggtggagaaggagcaCGGTAGGCTGAAGAAAGAGATGACGTCGCTCCCTGTCCTTCAGAAGGAGAACGAGAGGATGAAGAGAGAGCTGGAGTCTGTTCCTGTCTTACAGAAGGATCTAGAGACACTCAGAGCCACTGTGACTGAACTaaaacacagcacaggtacttaGGAGTAGACCTGGCTTCAAATACTATTTACAATCATTTACAATACTGTACTTCAGCTGGGCTGAAGAGCTAGCTAGTGACACTAATAGCCACAGTGACTgaactagcacacacacacacaacatgtacatgcacacaaacacaaaaatgtCTAATTCTCTTCATTTCTTTCCTTAGCCAAAGAAGCAGCTTCACCTCCAGTCTCTGCCTCTGTCCTGCCCCCCTCTGGCCAAGCTGGGGATGACAGCCAGAACACAGCCggaacgatagagagagagggcaagaaaccagggaagggagagaaaaaagagTTGAAGGAAGAGAAGACGGATTGGAATAAGGGAGGGAAGAAGGGTTATAAGGTAGAAAAAGAGTGGAGACGTGGAAAATATGACCCGGAGAAAGAAGGAAAAGAGGAGAAAGAGTGGAAGAAGAAAGAAGACAAGAAGGGAGAATGGAAGAAAGATAAATCTAGCAGAGGGAATGAGGGCGAACCATGGAAGGACAGAGGAAACAAGATGGAATGGAAGGAGAAGAGTGAGAAAAAAGACTGGAAGGTGGAGAAAGATTGGAAAAAGGAAAAACCTGAAAGATGGAGTGATAGCAAGGAGTGGAAAAAAGGCAAGGATGAGCGGAATGGAAAAGAGGAGAAAAATCAAAGAAAAGGAGGTTATAATAAGGGCAGGGATGagtggaagggagagaaggagtggAAGGGAGAGAAGAATGGAAAAGAGGAGAAAAATCAAAGAAAAGGAGGTTGGAATAAGGGCAGGGATGagtggaagggagagaaggagtggAAGAGTAAGGATAACAGGAGAGAAAATGAGTGGTCTGATGGAAATAGAAAGATGGAAGgattgaaggaggagagaaacggTGCGAACTGGAAAAAGGACAGAGGGAATGACAAGTACGAGAAGGACCACCACTACTCCAAGGAAgggcagaaagagaggagaaagagagaaaagggccCTCCCCAAACCCACCGCCGACCCCCCCTTGAGCAACCTGACTACTGGAGTCACCAGAGAGAACGACTGCAGCACAAACCCAACCCTCAAACCCACTGCAGTTCAGTGGAGGCCTGTGCCCAGGCAGAGGGGCTGCTCCCTGTCACCATGCCGGAGTTTGAGGCCCTGCTCCTGGGTTACCTGGTCAAGGCAgagagggtgggggtggaggCCTCCAAGAGGGAGGAGCTCAGTAAGCTAACCAAGGAGTTCTTCAGTGACGGAGTGTTCGTTCACGACCAGATGCGCTTCAAGGACTTTGTGGAGGATGTGGATGACATCTTAGAGGATATGGTGGAGGATGAGGAGATGGATGACTTTGAGGAAGAGGCAATGAACAGGTTTTCAGTtccagggggaggagagagggagaagtggaggAAGGGGAGTGGGAGAAGATGGGTGTG
Coding sequences within it:
- the pbxip1b gene encoding pre-B-cell leukemia homeobox interacting protein 1b isoform X1, which encodes MSDSGGAANSNSWTVLTAEETVAETLRPVEERTEHHEDTPSHTAAEKPTESRSGEDAVSAEESHSVKLQQETQETQPERDKDYTHDLPFDPVPDSTPALDSTSASVAPPSSLLEVPAPTGLDPDTHSQSRSLPGNPAPPISDPDSFSDSYTHISSSPDLEEPPALLLNTEPPEEVRLVQEVEGYIQDVHHHYEEGLGQEEEESDLSEVRAKTDSHLEAEVVGEEEGVSGVRRRRGSLLAALERIGREEEEEEEEEEFRIPQQREQEETGFSLNKCILGAVILLGLGTIFFSGVFMDLDGEGDYDARELRETEVVGKQEWLNPEVPLPPPVDVDSTDQLNKLAKEDPQIAVLQAQLLAQKEELKVAQKEAEDGGKERKKREEVEKEHGRLKKEMTSLPVLQKENERMKRELESVPVLQKDLETLRATVTELKHSTAKEAASPPVSASVLPPSGQAGDDSQNTAGTIEREGKKPGKGEKKELKEEKTDWNKGGKKGYKVEKEWRRGKYDPEKEGKEEKEWKKKEDKKGEWKKDKSSRGNEGEPWKDRGNKMEWKEKSEKKDWKVEKDWKKEKPERWSDSKEWKKGKDERNGKEEKNQRKGGYNKGRDEWKGEKEWKGEKNGKEEKNQRKGGWNKGRDEWKGEKEWKSKDNRRENEWSDGNRKMEGLKEERNGANWKKDRGNDKYEKDHHYSKEGQKERRKREKGPPQTHRRPPLEQPDYWSHQRERLQHKPNPQTHCSSVEACAQAEGLLPVTMPEFEALLLGYLVKAERVGVEASKREELSKLTKEFFSDGVFVHDQMRFKDFVEDVDDILEDMVEDEEMDDFEEEAMNRFSVPGGGEREKWRKGSGRRWV
- the pbxip1b gene encoding pre-B-cell leukemia homeobox interacting protein 1b isoform X2, translated to MSDSGGAANSNSWTVLTAEETVAETLRPVEERTEHHEDTPSHTAAEKPTESRSGEDAVSAEESHSVKLQQETQETQPERDKDYTHDLPFDPVPDSTPALDSTSASVAPPSSLLEVPAPTGLDPDTHSQSRSLPGNPAPPISDPDSFSDSYTHISSSPDLEEPPALLLNTEPPEEVRLVQEVEGYIQDVHHHYEEGLGQEEEESDLSEVRAKTDSHLEAEVVGEEEGVSGVRRRRGSLLAALERIGREEEEEEEEEEFRIPQQREQEETGFSLNKCILGAVILLGLGTIFFSEGDYDARELRETEVVGKQEWLNPEVPLPPPVDVDSTDQLNKLAKEDPQIAVLQAQLLAQKEELKVAQKEAEDGGKERKKREEVEKEHGRLKKEMTSLPVLQKENERMKRELESVPVLQKDLETLRATVTELKHSTAKEAASPPVSASVLPPSGQAGDDSQNTAGTIEREGKKPGKGEKKELKEEKTDWNKGGKKGYKVEKEWRRGKYDPEKEGKEEKEWKKKEDKKGEWKKDKSSRGNEGEPWKDRGNKMEWKEKSEKKDWKVEKDWKKEKPERWSDSKEWKKGKDERNGKEEKNQRKGGYNKGRDEWKGEKEWKGEKNGKEEKNQRKGGWNKGRDEWKGEKEWKSKDNRRENEWSDGNRKMEGLKEERNGANWKKDRGNDKYEKDHHYSKEGQKERRKREKGPPQTHRRPPLEQPDYWSHQRERLQHKPNPQTHCSSVEACAQAEGLLPVTMPEFEALLLGYLVKAERVGVEASKREELSKLTKEFFSDGVFVHDQMRFKDFVEDVDDILEDMVEDEEMDDFEEEAMNRFSVPGGGEREKWRKGSGRRWV